In Natronococcus sp. AD-5, the genomic window GACGTCGAGCCCCCTCGCGTTCGTCTCGAGGTGCAGCGTCTCGGTCGACAGCATCTCGCCGTCGAGACTGTACTGGACCGAATCGCGGAGGCTCTCGACCGTGAGCGACGGCGCGCGTCGTCGGACGATGTGCGTGCTGTCGCGACCGAACAACCCCTCGAGGGCCGCCTCCCCGAGCAGGTCGACGGTCCCCGCCTCTTCGACGATCGTGACCTCGAAGAGCCCGTCCTCGACGTTCGCCTGTGCGGTCCGCGCCCCGGTGAACCGCCGACAGTTCCCGACGAGGACGAACACCGCTTTCCCTTCCCACGCCTTCGCCGCCTCCCCGTCCGGGCCTTCGACCGTCGTCACGCGCAGCGGGAGCGAGTCGAACGACCTGACCGTCTCGAGGGTGTTCATCACGTACGCGAGCACGCCGAACTCGCGTTTCCCGTCCGAGGACGTTTCGCTGCTCGCCTCGGCGGTGACGCCGCCGACGCAGGAATTGACGAACCACCGGTCGTTCGCGAGTCCAAGGTCGATCGTTCGCCGTCGCCCGTCTTCGATCACCGCGAAACTGTGCTCGATGCTCTCGACGCCGATGTTCGATGCGAGGTTGTTTCCCGTCCCGGCGGGGACGACGGCGAGTGCTGTCGTGTCGAGCGCCTCGGCGGTCGCGATGCCGTTGACGACCTCGTTCACGGTCCCGTCGCCGCCCGCTGCGGCGACGAGGTCGGCATCGGGTGCGGCCTCGCGCGCCAATCGGCGGGCGTCGCCGGCCTCCTCGGTCTTTCGAATCTCGAAGTCGTGATCGGCCGCCAGCTCGATGGTATCGTCGACGTGATCCTCGCTTCCGCTTACGGGATTGAGGACGAGAACGCGTCGACCCGCACCGTCCGATTCCATAGCCGCAGTATATGCCGGGCGTGCGCAAAAGGAACTCCCCGGCGTATGCTCCGCTATGTACGCCGTCGACCTGCACACGCACACGCGGTTCTTCCACGGTCACCGGGCGCTCGGCGACCGATTCGATCCGCTCGGCGTCCGGATGCTCGCGGAGATGGCCGACCGACGCGGCCTCGAAGGGTTCGCGACGACGAACCACGACTACTTTACGCCGTTCGCGCCGACCGCGAGCGTGACCACGCTCCCCGGAATCGAGATCACGACCAGCCGCGGACACGTCCTCGTGATCGGCCCCGACCCCCCCGCCGAGACGGAACCAGGGGCGCTCACCCCGGGCGAAGTCGTCGACCTGGCCCACGAGCGCGACTGCGCCGCGATCGTCGCGCACCCGTTTCGCAACAGCACCGTTCGCGAACTCGAGGACGTCCCGTTCGACGCGATCGAGGTCAACGGAAAACACCCGCGAT contains:
- a CDS encoding PHP domain-containing protein, which codes for MYAVDLHTHTRFFHGHRALGDRFDPLGVRMLAEMADRRGLEGFATTNHDYFTPFAPTASVTTLPGIEITTSRGHVLVIGPDPPAETEPGALTPGEVVDLAHERDCAAIVAHPFRNSTVRELEDVPFDAIEVNGKHPRSRPLVKELAENRDLPLVGGSDAHYPFEVGRAYTVVDADRLTPGALVEAIRDGRVDARVSHSRFDRLVRRGYRAIHRQKRVIDAIERPTPGVGTPPGEDSS
- a CDS encoding diacylglycerol/lipid kinase family protein: MESDGAGRRVLVLNPVSGSEDHVDDTIELAADHDFEIRKTEEAGDARRLAREAAPDADLVAAAGGDGTVNEVVNGIATAEALDTTALAVVPAGTGNNLASNIGVESIEHSFAVIEDGRRRTIDLGLANDRWFVNSCVGGVTAEASSETSSDGKREFGVLAYVMNTLETVRSFDSLPLRVTTVEGPDGEAAKAWEGKAVFVLVGNCRRFTGARTAQANVEDGLFEVTIVEEAGTVDLLGEAALEGLFGRDSTHIVRRRAPSLTVESLRDSVQYSLDGEMLSTETLHLETNARGLDVLVGDSYRPNPDEDDRWPFNAQR